From Diceros bicornis minor isolate mBicDic1 chromosome 16, mDicBic1.mat.cur, whole genome shotgun sequence, one genomic window encodes:
- the LOC131415224 gene encoding ral-GDS-related protein-like: MAFPPKLVVEQFTMMDAELFQKVVSSPCLGSTWGKRNKPGNEHQTPNFQATVDHVRRVASFVIIPCLGDPSKTAQDRVRVVERWIQVAQVCCGRPSGAPL; encoded by the exons atggccttccctcctaagctggtggtggagcagtttaccatgatggatgcg gagctcttccagaaggtggtgtccTCTCCgtgtctgggctccacctggggcaagaggaacaagcccggcaatgagcaccagacacccaacttccaggccaccgtcgaccacgtcagaagggtggccagcttcgtcatcatcccctgcctcggggacccgagcaagacagcccaggacagggtgagggtggtggagcgctggatccaggtggcccaggtgtgctgtgggaggcccagtggagcccctctctga